From the genome of Anopheles merus strain MAF chromosome X, AmerM5.1, whole genome shotgun sequence, one region includes:
- the LOC121592017 gene encoding myoneurin-like gives MDHPNSRSAINDPNQCRLCMRVCDDNFLECIFSDKEYSIAHQIFECTSIRVTKQDNLTKICKNCASLLFLTTEFRNTCFKTNRLLMEDFVILELGDWASDGNRVLLRECENFIVRHKQQVDYLYASIVSEGEQYLEGSLEIERELFGGEGQQQEHLEEHQQEQQQDEVDKTSGSETRRPGPQSGRLEQCEPDPEILLEITKFLEEQTPRLPDSGRLDATEHAVEQRRRCGLCCVLSDVTLELTSDQLKALGAFNVDKTPQVCEECCILLDIVDSFRKTTTIAQELSGQEQRALDALQLDSALEQAKCLASKLRHKHDAFAGLQFSGGSMDASSSTSSPAERQSVSRKSYKRAKVTCHICGKQYDSWKLQTHLNEHENIRPYVCDQEGCSSTFAGLVLLNRHKKLWHTDYFYAVCNVCGKKCKTQGIYKTHLSYHEEPKLPCTVCGKLMRNKRAIWKHMKTHSNDRKHVCGVCNKRFTIAYTLRVHMRIHTNDKPYPCADCDKRFQYKCLLKNHCRRYHGGGHEPAPPCKDRQR, from the exons GTGACGAAGCAGGACAATCTGACGAAGATATGCAAAAACTGTGCCTCGCTGCTGTTCCTGACGACCGAGTTTCGCAACACGTGCTTCAAGACGAACCGGTTGCTGATGGAGGACTTTGTCATACTGGAGCTGGGGGATTGGGCGTCCGACGGCAACCGGGTGCTGCTGCGCGAATGCGAGAACTTTATCGTGCGGCACAAGCAGCAGGTAGACTACCTGTACGCCAGCATCGTATCGGAGGGCGAGCAGTATCTGGAAGGTTCGTTGGAGATCGAGCGAGAGCTGTTTGGCGGCGAGGGACAGCAACAAGAGCATCTGGAGGAACatcagcaggagcagcagcaggatgagGTGGATAAAACCAGTGGAAGTGAGACCCGAAGGCCCGGGCCGCAGTCTGGGCGGTTAGAACAGTGCGAACCGGATCCGGAGATACTGCTGGAGATTACAAAATTCCTTGAAGAGCAAACACCTCGCCTACCGGACAGCGGGCGCCTCGATGCAACGGAGCACGCGGTAGAGCAGAGGCGTCGCTGTGGGCTTTGCTGTGTTCTAAGCGACGTCACGCTGGAGTTGACCAGTGACCAACTAAAAGCGCTTGGAGCATTCAATGTCGACAagaccccacaagtgtgtgaGGAGTGCTGCATCCTGCTGGACATTGTAGACAGCTTTCggaaaaccaccaccatcgcccagGAGCTCTCCGGCCAGGAGCAGCGGGCCCTGGATGCGCTCCAGCTCGACAGTGCACTCGAGCAGGCGAAATGCTTGGCCAGCaagctaaggcacaagcatgACGCCTTCGCCGGATTGCAGTTCAGTGGCGGTAGCATGGACGCGTCCAGCTCAACGTCCTCCCCGGCGGAGCGTCAAAGCGTGTCGAGAAAATCCTACAAACGGGCGAAGGTAACCTGCCACATCTGTGGCAAGCAGTACGACAGCTGGAAGCTGCAAACGCACCTGAACGAGCATGAAA ACATTCGGCCGTACGTGTGCGATCAGGAAGGTTGCAGCAGTACCTTCGCCGGTTTGGTGCTGCTAAATCGGCACAAGAAGCTGTGGCATACCGATTACTTCTACGCGGTGTGCAACGTGTGCGGGAAGAAGTGCAAAACGCAAGGCATCTACAAAACGCACCTCTCGTACCACGAAGAGCCGAAGCTGCCGTGCACGGTTTGCGGGAAGCTGATGCGCAACAA GCGCGCTATCTGGAAGCACATGAAGACGCACAGCAACGACCGGAAGCACGTGTGCGGCGTGTGCAACAAGCGGTTCACGATCGCGTACACGCTGCGGGTTCACATGCGCATCCACACGAACGACAAACCGTACCCGTGCGCCGACTGCGACAAGCGCTTCCAGTACAAGTGTCTGCTGAAGAACCACTGCCGGCGGTACCACGGCGGTGGGCACGAGCCGGCACCCCCGTGCAAAGACCGACAGCGGTAG
- the LOC121591985 gene encoding prostaglandin reductase 1-like gives MVLARKWMYVRRPEGEPKETDFALKEEELPALEAEDFLVETEYFSLDAGLRGYMELGALPVGSPVIGMALAKVIESRNAQFPVGAIVCARLGWVTHAVLSQQQQKELRPYIVPEVAGQSRAVGLGPLGLSGNTAYFGLLEICKPQPGETVVVSAAAGAVGSLVGQIAKIKGCHVVGLAGTEEKCGWLRELGFDAVVNYRAGSVREQLAAATPRGVDCYFDNVGGELTELVRERMNLYGRISVCGAVASYNGQPAQVADPQRDYVSKQLRQEGFVVFRWLPRWMEGIGQMREWLEQGKLVHRETVYEGFDSAPRSFISMLQGGNIGKAVVKV, from the exons ATGGTGCTGGCAAGGAAGTGGATGTACGTGCGGCGCCCGGAAGGGGAACCGAAGGAGACCGATTTCGCGCTCAAGGAGGAGGAGCTGCCGGCCCTCGAGGCGGAAG ATTTCCTCGTCGAGACGGAATACTTTAGCCTGGATGCGGGACTGCGCGGGTACATGGAGCTCGGGGCCCTGCCCGTCGGCAGCCCCGTCATCGGGATGGCCCTCGCGAAGGTGATCGAGTCGCGGAACGCCCAGTTCCCGGTCGGTGCGATCGTCTGTGCCCGGCTCGGCTGGGTCACGCATGCCGTCCtgagccagcagcagcagaaggagcTGCGGCCGTACATCGTGCCGGAGGTGGCGGGCCAATCGCGGGCGGTCGGGCTCGGCCCGCTCGGCCTGTCCGGCAACACGGCGTACTTTGGGCTGCTCGAGATTTGCAAACCGCAACCGGGCGAGACGGTGGTGGTGAGTGCGGCGGCCGGTGCCGTCGGCAGCCTGGTCGGTCAGATCGCGAAGATTAAGGGCTGCCACGTGGTGGGACTGGCCGGCACGGAGGAAAAGTGCGGGTGGCTGCGCGAGCTCGGCTTCGACGCGGTCGTCAACTATCGGGCCGGGTCGGTGCGGGAGCAGCTGGCCGCGGCAACGCCCCGCGGCGTCGACTGCTACTTCGACAACGTGGGCGGCGAGCTGACGGAGCTGGTGCGCGAGCGCATGAACCTTTACGGGCGCATCTCGGTGTGCGGCGCCGTTGCGAGCTACAACGGGCAGCCGGCCCAGGTGGCCGACCCGCAGCGCGACTACGTCTCGAAGCAGCTCCGGCAGGAAGGGTTCGTCGTCTTCCGGTGGCTGCCCCGCTGGATGGAGGGCATCGGCCAGATGCGCGAATGGCTCGAGCAGGGCAAGCTGGTCCACCGGGAAACGGTGTACGAGGGTTTCGACAGTGCGCCGCGCTCGTTCATCAGCATGCTGCAGGGTGGCAACATTGGCAAGGCGGTCGTGAAGGTGTAG